DNA from Flavobacteriales bacterium:
TGAGCGCGAGATGCTGCTGGGCTCGGAATCGGGCGTCCTGTACCGCTATGGCGGCATCGAGGGCAACATCGATGGCACCTGGACGGAGCTGGATACCGCCTTCCTGCAGCTGGATGATGGCGCTCGAACCGGTATCTGCCTGCACGATTTCACCGGTGACGGCGAGTTGGACCTGGTGGTGGGCAACTTCCGGGGCGGTCTCTCCTTCTGGCGGAGCGACCTCAGCAGCGGAGCCGGGGAATCCATGGCCCGGCTGATGCCGATTGGCATCCGGCCCAATCCCGCCCGCGACCGGGTGGAAGTGAGCGCCGGCCTCATTCCGCCGAGCGGCTGCTCGTGGGTGGTGCGGAATGCGCTCGGACAGGTGGTCCTCCGCACCGCGGCCCAGGCCGATCGCTCCACTTTGGACATCAGCGGCCTCCAGGACGGAGTCTACCTCATCCGGATGGAAGGGGCGCTCACCACCCGTGCCGAGCGCCTGGTGGTGAGCCGGGACCGGCGCTGAGCCGGGAAAAGGCCGGAAATGCGAGAAGGCGCCCCCAGGGGCGCCTTCTCTTCGAATGCAGTGCGGATGCGACTCAGGCGGTCACGCTGTTCATCTTGTCGAGAACATCCATCACCTCCTTCACGGCCTTGGCGCTGGCATTCACCAGCTCCATCTCCTCGGCCGTGAGCTTCAGCTCGATGATGCGCTCCACGCCGTTGCGGCCCAGGATCACCGGGGCGCCCATGTAGATGTCCTTCAGGCCGTACTCGCCCTGGAGCCACACGCAGCAGGGGAACACGCGCTTCTGGTCGCGCACGATGGCCTCGACCATCTGCGCTGCCGCAGTGCCCGGCGCATACCATGCGCTGGTACCCAGCAGGTTCACGATCTCTCCGCCGCCCTTCTTGGTGCGCTCCACGATGGCATCGAGCTTGTCCTTGGCAATCAGCTCCGTGACGGGGATGCCGCCCACGGTGGTATACCGTGGCAGGGGCACCATGGTGTCGCCGTGGCCGCCCATCAGCACGGCCTGGATGTCCTTCGGGCTCACCATGAGCTCGGTGGCCAGGAAGGCGCGGTAACGGGCCGTATCGAGGATGCCGGCCATGCCGAACACCTTGCTGCTGGGGAGCTTGCTGGTGATGTAGGCGCAGTAGGTCATCACGTCCAGCGGGTTGCTCACCACGATGATGATGGCCTCGGGCGAGTGCTTCACCACGTTCTCGGTCACGCTCTTCACAATGGCGGCGTTCGTGGCGATGAGGTCATCGCGGCTCATGCCCGGCTTGCGGGGCAGGCCCGAGGTGATGACCACCACATCGCTGCCGGCGGTCTTGGCGTAATCGTTGGTGGAACCCACCAAGCGGGAGTCGAACAGGTTGATCGGGGAGGTCTGCCAGATATCCAGCGCCTTGCCCTCGGCGAACCCTTCCTTGATATCGAGCAGCACCACTTCGTTGGCCAGCTCCCAACGGGCGACGGCGTCGGCGCAGGTGGCGCCTACATTTCCGGCCCCTACAACAGTGACTTTCATCCTGATCAAGCGGGGATTAAGAGGTTTCGTAGGACCGGGCGTTCCCGGCCGGCGCGAAGGTAGGTCGCCCTGCGGCGCCTGGGGCGTGACAGTTATCAGCGGCTGTTGACAGTCTTGAAAGGCACGGAGGCATCCTTTGGCTGGGCCCTGCGTCTACCCTCCCGTATGGCTATCTTGTCGGCACCAAGCAAGAGCTCCATGGCCGCTCCCGTGGCATCCGACCGTCCCGCCCCCCGCCTCACGCTCTCGTGGGTCAACCTCGAGGGGCAGCAGGCGGTTTTCGAGGAGCTGGTGGACGGCTGTCTGGCCAACGACCGGCGCGCCCAGCAGCGGGTGCATGAGCTTTTCTACGGCAAGATGATGGCGGTGTGCATGCGCTACACCAAGAACACCGACCAGGCCAAGGATATCCTCCAGGACGGCTTCATCAAGGTCTTCCGGAGCATGGAATCCTACAACCGCGCGGGCTCGTTCGAAGGGTGGATCCGACGCATCATCGTGAACACCGCCATCGATCATTTCCGGCGCAGCAAGAACGCCTACCTGCTCCTGGGCGAGGAGCGGAGCATCGAGGACTTCGGCGACGAGGATGCCGAAGACACCCTGGCCGAAGAGGAGGGCGATGATCTGCCGGACCTGAAGCCCGCCGATGTGATCAATGCGATGCAGAAGCTCACTCCTGCCTACCGGACGGTGTTCAACCTGTACGTGTTCGAGGAAATGACCCACAAGGAGATCGCCGACTCACTCGGGATCAACGTAGGCACCAGCAAGAGCAACCTGGCCAAGGCCAAGGCCAACCTGAAGAAACTGCTTCGCAAGGAGCACAAGATCAATTAACCGTAGACGCACGATGAAGACCTCCGACGCCTTCGAGCGCGCAGTGAAGGACTCCTTGGAGTCCTACGAGGTGCCGTACAACTCGGCCGATTGGGCGATGGTGGAGCGCGAGCTTGACAAGCAGATGGTGACCAAAGGGCGGTGGTCGTCCGGTCTTCTCGTGCTGTTGCTCGGCGGAACGCTCGCACTTGCCTCCACGGTGCACCTCATGCTCTCCACCTCCGGCACCA
Protein-coding regions in this window:
- a CDS encoding sigma-70 family RNA polymerase sigma factor, whose amino-acid sequence is MAAPVASDRPAPRLTLSWVNLEGQQAVFEELVDGCLANDRRAQQRVHELFYGKMMAVCMRYTKNTDQAKDILQDGFIKVFRSMESYNRAGSFEGWIRRIIVNTAIDHFRRSKNAYLLLGEERSIEDFGDEDAEDTLAEEEGDDLPDLKPADVINAMQKLTPAYRTVFNLYVFEEMTHKEIADSLGINVGTSKSNLAKAKANLKKLLRKEHKIN
- the mdh gene encoding malate dehydrogenase, whose amino-acid sequence is MKVTVVGAGNVGATCADAVARWELANEVVLLDIKEGFAEGKALDIWQTSPINLFDSRLVGSTNDYAKTAGSDVVVITSGLPRKPGMSRDDLIATNAAIVKSVTENVVKHSPEAIIIVVSNPLDVMTYCAYITSKLPSSKVFGMAGILDTARYRAFLATELMVSPKDIQAVLMGGHGDTMVPLPRYTTVGGIPVTELIAKDKLDAIVERTKKGGGEIVNLLGTSAWYAPGTAAAQMVEAIVRDQKRVFPCCVWLQGEYGLKDIYMGAPVILGRNGVERIIELKLTAEEMELVNASAKAVKEVMDVLDKMNSVTA